In one Dreissena polymorpha isolate Duluth1 chromosome 7, UMN_Dpol_1.0, whole genome shotgun sequence genomic region, the following are encoded:
- the LOC127838417 gene encoding procathepsin L-like, with protein MQVFIVASICLAGACAMMSWEIPDDVMSHVTDEMDLDWIEYKKAHNKTYESAKEEVVRRLYWKDTLRFIRDHNLRYDRGEVTYTVGENQFADMAEDEFEKTMLRDLIVPEEGAEVYPEALTEPDPNASPIDWRQKGVVTPVKNQGGCGSCWAFSALGSLEAIIFKKSGKTTDLSEQDLVDCTKGGYGNYGCRGGWMTNAFNYIRRRGVSTEKCYPYSGQDGRCRYRRRIGASIRGYRNVGKSEHSLASALSRVGPIAVAADCSDRGFSLFKCGIYYNPNCQANRPNHAMVLVGYVYSTAGNYWIIKNSWGTTWGDKGYVYMAKDKGDNCGLRNFASYPTL; from the exons ATGCAAGTTTTTATTGTCGCCTCGATATGTCTTGCTGGCGCCTGTGCAATGATGTCTTGGGAAATTCCCGATGATGTCATGAGCCATGTGACTGACGAGATGGATTTAGATTGGATAGAATACAAGAAGGCGCACAACAAGACATACGAATCCGCTAAGGAGGAGGTTGTCAG ACGGCTTTACTGGAAGGACACTTTGCGGTTCATTCGAGACCACAACCTGCGCTATGACAGGGGAGAGGTGACGTACACAGTAGGAGAGAATCAGTTCGCAGACATG GCGGAAGACGAGTTCGAGAAGACAATGCTCCGGGATCTCATCGTGCCCGAGGAGGGAGCGGAAGTCTACCCGGAAGCTCTGACAGAACCAGACCCTAATGCCTCTCCAATAGATTGGAGACAGAAAGGGGTGGTGACACCCGTCAAAAATCAG GGCGGTTGTGGCTCGTGCTGGGCATTCTCCGCCCTTGGTTCACTGGAGgcgattatatttaaaaaaagtgggAAGACAACCGATTTGTCCGAGCAGGATCTCGTGGACTGTACAAAGGGAGGATACG GCAACTACGGCTGCAGAGGAGGCTGGATGACCAACGCATTCAACTACATCCGTCGTAGGGGAGTTAGTACCGAGAAGTGTTATCCGTATTCTGGTCAA GACGGCAGATGTAGGTACCGAAGACGCATTGGTGCCTCCATTCGAGGGTACCGGAACGTTGGAAAGTCCGAGCATTCCCTGGCCAGTGCCTTATCTCGTGTAGGACCAATCGCAGTGGCCGCTGACTGCAGCGATCGAGGCTTCTC GTTATTCAAGTGCGGGATTTATTACAACCCGAACTGTCAAGCGAACCGTCCAAATCATGCCATGGTTCTTGTTGGGTACGTGTACAGCACAGCTGGAAACTACTGGATCATTAAAAACAG TTGGGGAACCACGTGGGGTGACAAGGGATACGTCTACATGGCCAAGGACAAGGGCGACAACTGTGGGCTGAGAAACTTTGCAAGCTACCCGACACTATAA